The genomic stretch CGCAAGCCGTTCGTTGGCAGCATCGAAAGATGACGCACTGGTGATGGGCGAATTTCCCAACGCCGATGACGCGGGGCTCGAGTGGTAGCGCGCGGCGACGTCTGGCTGGTCGCGCTGGATCCAACCGTTGGCAGCGAGATTCAGAAAACGCGTCCTTGCGTGGTTGTGTCGCCGGCCGAATTGCACGATCACCTGCGCACTGTGATTGTGGCGCCCATGAGCACTGCCGGTCGCGCGGCGCCTTTTCGTGTTCCACTCACGTTCTTGCGCAAGAAAGGTTTGATTCTGCTCGACCAGATTCGCACGGTTGACAAGACGCGGCTCGTAAAGCGAGCCGGCGCAGTGTCGGATGCGGCGCTTTCGAATGCGTTGTCGACCTTGCAGGAAATCTTCGTTGAGTGAGCAATAAAGCGTGCGTCGGCTGAACGGCGGCGTGCTTGTGCTCAGTCTGGCTCGAGGCGCCGTCGGGCAGTCGCCACAAGTCTGTCGAACGAGAAGCTGCTCGCAGCGAGCGCGGCGGTATCCGGAAAATTTTCACGCACAATGTCCGTCAACACTTGGCCCGGCGGGGCTTCAATCAGCACGCGCGCGCCCATTTCCTGCATGACGG from Paraburkholderia phytofirmans OLGA172 encodes the following:
- a CDS encoding type II toxin-antitoxin system PemK/MazF family toxin, which gives rise to MVARGDVWLVALDPTVGSEIQKTRPCVVVSPAELHDHLRTVIVAPMSTAGRAAPFRVPLTFLRKKGLILLDQIRTVDKTRLVKRAGAVSDAALSNALSTLQEIFVE